A DNA window from Eikenella exigua contains the following coding sequences:
- a CDS encoding sigma-70 family RNA polymerase sigma factor, which yields MKPNQADPNHHLEQVWQQADVAELRRKLLRFATLQLHDAQWAEDVVQDTMLKAFARRQQFQAAAQWQTWVFAILRNTLLDSLRSQQNRLQWQVSSEDEQFLDAVRRQQFDESGHWMDSANPQAWASPEDIIRQQEFMHTMEYCLEQLPDNTARVFMLRELMGLEVAEICQQTGISADNCYTILYRARNGLRRCLQSNWLNG from the coding sequence ATGAAACCTAACCAAGCAGACCCCAATCACCACCTGGAACAGGTTTGGCAGCAGGCCGATGTTGCCGAACTGCGGCGCAAACTTCTACGTTTTGCCACCTTGCAACTACACGATGCCCAATGGGCGGAAGACGTGGTGCAAGACACCATGCTGAAAGCTTTTGCCCGCCGGCAGCAGTTTCAAGCTGCCGCACAATGGCAAACGTGGGTGTTTGCTATTTTGCGTAACACCTTATTAGACAGCCTGCGTAGCCAACAAAACCGACTGCAATGGCAAGTGAGCAGCGAAGACGAGCAGTTTCTCGATGCCGTCCGCCGGCAGCAGTTTGACGAGAGCGGCCATTGGATGGACAGCGCCAACCCACAAGCATGGGCTTCTCCGGAAGACATCATCCGGCAGCAGGAATTTATGCATACTATGGAATACTGCCTCGAACAATTACCGGACAATACCGCGCGAGTATTTATGCTACGGGAGTTGATGGGGTTGGAAGTGGCTGAAATTTGTCAGCAAACCGGTATTAGCGCTGATAACTGCTACACTATTCTTTACCGCGCCCGTAATGGCCTACGTCGCTGTCTGCAAAGTAATTGGTTAAACGGATAA
- a CDS encoding HIT family protein, with amino-acid sequence MSAYDSNNIFAKILRGEIPNHTVYEDEKVLAFLDVMPQARGHVLIVPKTQAVELTDLPPEYAQAVFAAAQKITAAQRKVLQRHGIVQMQLNGQEAGQSVFHYHMHLIPGHLHELGEHEDKMADHAELAVLAAQLREAVAKSCSYSAAYRSGGN; translated from the coding sequence ATGTCCGCATACGACAGCAACAACATTTTTGCCAAAATCCTGCGTGGCGAAATCCCCAACCACACCGTGTACGAAGACGAAAAAGTCCTCGCCTTCCTCGACGTGATGCCGCAGGCGCGGGGCCATGTGTTGATTGTGCCGAAAACACAGGCTGTGGAGCTGACTGACCTGCCGCCGGAATACGCCCAAGCCGTGTTTGCTGCTGCCCAAAAAATCACTGCCGCCCAGCGCAAAGTTCTGCAGCGGCACGGCATCGTGCAAATGCAGCTTAACGGCCAAGAAGCAGGCCAGAGCGTGTTCCACTACCATATGCACCTGATTCCCGGTCATCTGCACGAGCTGGGGGAACACGAAGACAAGATGGCCGATCATGCAGAACTGGCCGTGCTGGCCGCCCAACTGCGTGAGGCCGTGGCAAAGTCGTGCTCCTATTCGGCAGCATATCGAAGCGGCGGCAATTAA
- a CDS encoding UvrD-helicase domain-containing protein has translation MFTPIPKNSLLSGLNNEQLSAVTWPAQSALVLAGAGSGKTKVLTTRIAWLLHSAQASLHSVIAVTFTNKAAKEMRARLEAMLPLNIRAMWLGTFHGLCHRFLRLHHKEAGLPATFQILDSSDQLALVKRLLKTLNISEEIIAPRALQGFINAQKEAGLRATVLHASNSFEQRLIECYAEYDRLCRQEGVVDFAELMLRSYEVLQSNEILRTHYQNRFNHILVDEFQDTNKLQYDWLKLLAGQHIAVFAVGDDDQSIYRFRGARVGNMADFMREFQVASPIKLEQNYRSVGNILAAANAVISHNDGRLGKNLRTEAEHGEKIRFLSAFTDGEEAEFVVEEIKALHRDGMDLAQTAVLYRSNAQSRILEQALFRAGLPYKIYGGLRFYERQEIKHALAYLRLAVNPDDDNALLRVINVPARGIGSRTVENIQAAAAQEGMPLWQAACRVAVKNGKVAAFVRLIESLRGCIGQVGLPEIVAEAVRSSGLYEYYQNQKGDHQDRLDNLDELIRAAEEFRPEDSTFETLPADAAESPAFPVLAFLSNAALESGENQAAADESAVQLMTVHAAKGLEFDAVFLTGMEEGRFPSELSLAEHGGLEEERRLMYVAITRARRRLYISMAQQRMLHGQTHFGTVSRFVEEIPPDLLRLLTPVLKPRFPVPEGRPQQSRAEWAAPVAKQDYDGFSIGQNVRHAKFGTGVIIEGEHKAGSARLTVNFGKQGIKVLDTKFAKLEAV, from the coding sequence GTGTTCACGCCTATTCCGAAAAACTCCCTACTTTCCGGCTTAAACAATGAGCAACTTTCTGCGGTAACCTGGCCGGCGCAATCTGCTTTGGTGCTGGCTGGTGCCGGCAGTGGTAAAACGAAAGTGCTTACTACCCGCATCGCCTGGCTCTTGCATAGCGCCCAAGCTAGCCTACATTCGGTAATAGCGGTTACTTTCACTAATAAGGCTGCGAAAGAAATGCGTGCCCGGCTCGAAGCCATGTTGCCGCTTAATATTCGCGCTATGTGGCTGGGTACGTTCCATGGCCTGTGCCACCGATTTTTGCGTTTGCATCACAAAGAAGCTGGTCTGCCTGCTACCTTCCAGATTTTAGACAGCAGTGATCAGCTCGCTTTGGTCAAACGACTGCTCAAAACCCTCAACATTTCCGAAGAAATCATCGCTCCGCGTGCCTTACAAGGCTTTATCAACGCGCAGAAAGAAGCAGGTTTGCGTGCTACCGTGCTGCATGCCAGCAATTCGTTTGAGCAGCGCCTGATTGAATGCTATGCCGAATACGATCGTTTGTGTCGGCAGGAAGGGGTAGTAGATTTTGCCGAACTCATGTTGCGTAGCTATGAAGTGTTGCAAAGTAACGAGATCCTGCGTACTCACTACCAGAACCGTTTCAACCACATCTTGGTGGACGAATTCCAAGACACCAACAAACTACAATACGATTGGCTCAAACTTCTGGCTGGACAACATATTGCCGTGTTTGCTGTGGGCGATGATGATCAAAGTATCTACCGTTTCCGTGGTGCGCGCGTAGGCAATATGGCCGATTTCATGCGTGAATTTCAGGTAGCCTCTCCTATCAAGCTGGAGCAGAACTACCGTTCGGTGGGCAATATCCTTGCTGCGGCCAATGCCGTGATTTCCCATAATGACGGCCGCTTAGGCAAGAACCTGCGCACTGAAGCCGAGCATGGCGAAAAAATCCGCTTCCTTTCCGCCTTTACCGACGGTGAAGAAGCCGAGTTCGTGGTAGAAGAAATCAAAGCTCTGCACCGCGACGGCATGGATTTGGCACAAACTGCCGTGCTCTACCGCAGCAATGCCCAGTCGCGAATTCTCGAACAAGCTCTGTTTCGTGCAGGACTGCCCTATAAAATCTACGGCGGCCTGCGCTTTTATGAGCGGCAGGAGATCAAACATGCACTTGCTTATTTGCGGCTGGCGGTTAATCCTGACGACGATAACGCTTTGTTGCGCGTCATCAACGTGCCCGCACGCGGCATTGGCAGCCGTACGGTGGAAAACATTCAAGCCGCTGCTGCGCAGGAAGGCATGCCGCTGTGGCAGGCAGCCTGCCGCGTGGCCGTGAAAAACGGCAAAGTGGCAGCCTTTGTGCGCCTGATTGAAAGCCTGCGCGGCTGTATCGGCCAAGTCGGGCTACCTGAAATTGTGGCGGAGGCCGTACGCAGCAGCGGCCTGTATGAGTATTACCAAAACCAAAAGGGCGATCATCAAGACCGCTTAGACAACTTGGACGAGCTTATCCGAGCGGCCGAAGAATTCCGCCCTGAAGACAGTACGTTTGAAACCCTACCCGCCGATGCCGCAGAGAGCCCGGCATTCCCCGTGCTTGCCTTTTTGAGCAATGCTGCGCTTGAATCTGGTGAGAACCAGGCCGCCGCCGATGAATCTGCCGTACAGCTGATGACCGTGCACGCCGCCAAAGGGCTGGAATTCGACGCCGTATTCCTCACCGGCATGGAAGAAGGCCGTTTTCCCAGCGAATTAAGCCTGGCCGAACACGGCGGGCTGGAGGAAGAGCGGCGGCTGATGTATGTGGCCATCACCCGCGCCCGGCGGCGGCTCTACATCAGTATGGCGCAACAGCGGATGTTGCACGGCCAAACCCATTTCGGCACCGTATCACGCTTTGTGGAAGAAATTCCGCCCGATTTACTGCGTTTACTCACCCCCGTGCTGAAACCACGCTTCCCCGTGCCCGAAGGCCGGCCTCAACAGAGCAGGGCAGAATGGGCTGCGCCGGTGGCGAAGCAGGATTACGACGGCTTCAGCATCGGCCAAAATGTGCGGCACGCCAAATTCGGCACCGGCGTAATCATCGAAGGTGAGCACAAAGCCGGCAGCGCCCGCCTCACCGTAAACTTCGGCAAGCAGGGCATCAAAGTGCTGGACACCAAGTTTGCCAAACTGGAAGCCGTGTGA
- a CDS encoding zf-HC2 domain-containing protein yields the protein MHMLKCQQAAELISLQHDRPLSLLEYWQLRLHLLVCSPCKHYRKQLYTIELAMEHLRQDQGRDKR from the coding sequence ATGCATATGCTGAAATGCCAACAAGCCGCAGAACTGATTTCGCTACAACACGACCGTCCACTGAGCCTCTTGGAATACTGGCAACTGCGATTGCATCTCCTCGTTTGTTCACCTTGCAAACACTACCGTAAACAGCTGTACACTATTGAGTTGGCAATGGAACATTTGCGGCAGGATCAGGGTAGAGACAAGAGATGA
- the rpsI gene encoding 30S ribosomal protein S9, whose translation MNGKYYYGTGRRKSSVARVFLQKGSGQIVVNGRPVDEFFARETSRMVVRQPLVLTENAEAFDIMVNVCGGGETGQSGAIRHGITRALIDYDAGLKSALSQAGFVTRDAREVERKKFGLRKARRAKQFSKR comes from the coding sequence ATGAACGGTAAATACTACTACGGCACTGGCCGTCGCAAAAGTTCTGTAGCCCGTGTGTTCCTGCAAAAAGGTTCTGGTCAGATTGTGGTAAACGGTCGCCCCGTTGACGAATTTTTCGCCCGTGAAACCAGCCGCATGGTGGTGCGCCAGCCTTTGGTTCTGACCGAAAATGCTGAAGCATTCGATATTATGGTAAACGTGTGTGGTGGCGGTGAAACCGGCCAATCCGGCGCTATCCGTCACGGCATCACCCGTGCTCTGATCGACTATGATGCAGGTTTGAAATCTGCTCTGTCTCAAGCTGGCTTCGTTACTCGCGATGCCCGTGAAGTGGAGCGTAAAAAATTCGGTCTGCGCAAAGCACGGCGCGCCAAACAGTTCTCCAAACGTTAA
- a CDS encoding tyrosine-type recombinase/integrase — translation MPLTNRQIKNAKPTAKAYKLTDGSGLYLQVTPAGGKLWRFDYAIANKRKTLSIGKYPLISLLEAREAAESARRLLAAGQDPGEAKKQAKQERIAALQNTFRNLAAEWYEHQRAGWTAGHAAKVWRSFEVDILPALGSLPIAEIRIKDVKATVDAVAARGALDTAASVLQRIKAVFNHAIRTERAENNPAAALTGTIKLPKQKHQPALPQAELVEFYRRLLTEKIRQPTVKIG, via the coding sequence ATGCCGCTAACCAACCGCCAAATCAAGAATGCCAAGCCTACCGCCAAAGCCTACAAGCTGACTGACGGCAGCGGGTTATATCTGCAAGTTACCCCTGCGGGCGGCAAATTGTGGCGGTTTGATTACGCGATAGCCAATAAGCGAAAAACACTATCAATCGGGAAATATCCCCTTATCTCCCTGCTCGAAGCGCGGGAAGCCGCCGAAAGCGCACGCCGCCTGCTGGCTGCCGGGCAAGACCCGGGCGAAGCCAAGAAGCAGGCTAAACAAGAGCGCATTGCCGCCCTGCAAAACACCTTCCGCAATTTGGCCGCCGAATGGTACGAACACCAGCGCGCCGGCTGGACGGCAGGCCATGCCGCTAAAGTGTGGCGCAGCTTCGAGGTAGATATTTTGCCCGCGCTTGGCAGCCTACCGATAGCGGAAATCCGTATTAAAGACGTGAAGGCAACCGTTGATGCGGTGGCCGCACGCGGTGCGTTGGATACGGCGGCCAGCGTATTGCAGCGCATCAAAGCTGTATTCAATCACGCCATACGCACGGAACGAGCCGAAAACAACCCCGCCGCCGCGCTAACCGGCACAATCAAACTGCCCAAACAAAAACACCAGCCCGCTTTGCCACAAGCCGAGCTGGTGGAGTTTTACCGCCGTTTGCTGACCGAAAAAATCCGGCAGCCAACCGTGAAGATAGGATAA